A single Triticum dicoccoides isolate Atlit2015 ecotype Zavitan chromosome 2A, WEW_v2.0, whole genome shotgun sequence DNA region contains:
- the LOC119356943 gene encoding protein Rf1, mitochondrial-like: protein MALPLLSPSSTACLGPGARVVSPTCCTYSILMDCCCRAGRPDLVLAFFCRLLRLGLSLNVTSFNNLLKGLCQSKRTNEALDVLLQRTPELDCAPDVVSYNIVINGCLKQGEVEKACNLYREMINLGVQPDAVTYSSFINALSKSGAMDKAEVVLRQMVDQGIVPNIITYTSLIHGYSTSGQWKAAVRIFKEMTSAGVRPNSVTLNSFIDSLCKHRKTKEARDIFDSMAANGHKPDIFSYSTLLNGYVKEGCFDDMTDLFNSMVRNGIVPNHHVFNILINAYAKRGLMDKAMHMFEVMRQQGVNPDVFSYQIVMDSLCKMGRMDAALDKFNQMVNQGVSPNKAVYQCLVLGSCSHGHFVKAKELISEAINRGLYSNSVFFYRVINDLCKEGKVNEAQDMFDFILGIGQRPDVIMYTSLMDGYCLVGEVEKALSVLDAMKSAGLQPDDVVYGTLLNGYCKIGRIADGLSLFREMSLSVVKPTTIIYNIILDELFCSGRTVCAKEKFDMMIESGIPVGVDTYNIVLHGLCRNNCTDEAIELFKKLRAMNVKINVITLNTMISALFKTRRIEEAKDLFATISAIGLVPSVVTYSVMMTNFIKEGLLADADDMFSAMEKAACAPNSRLLNQVVRVFLKNGEVVKAVTYLAKLDAKQLSLEASTVSLIVSLFSRKGKLRKHVKLLPVKYQPPEMLD, encoded by the coding sequence ATGGCCCTGCCCTTGCTGTCGCCCTCTTCAACCGCATGTCTAGGCCCTGGTGCACGGGTGGTGTCGCCCACGTGCTGTACCTATTCCATCCTCATGGActgctgctgccgcgcaggccgccCGGACTTGGTGCTTGCCTTCTTCTGCCGCCTCCTCAGGTTGGGGCTGAGCTTGAATGTCACCTCCTTCAACAACCTACTCAAGGGGCTCTGCCAGTCAAAGCGTACAAATGAGGCTTTGGACGTGCTGCTCCAGCGTACGCCCGAACTAGACTGTGCGCCTGATGTCGTCTCGTACAACATAGTAATCAACGGCTGTTTGAAACAAGGTGAAGTGGAGAAAGCGTGCAATCTCTACCGTGAGATGATCAACCTGGGAGTTCAACCTGATGCGGTGACCTACAGCTCATTTATCAACGCACTAAGCAAGTCCGGAGCAATGGACAAGGCAGAAGTGGTCCTTCGGCAAATGGTTGATCAAGGCATTGTACCCAATATCATTACGTATACTAGTCTGATCCATGGATATTCCACTTCGGGTCAGTGGAAAGCAGCAGTTAGGATATTCAAAGAAATGACAAGTGCCGGTGTTCGACCAAATTCTGTCACGTTGAACTCATTTATTGATTCCCTTTGCAAGCATAGAAAGACAAAGGAAGCTAGAGATATTTTTGACTCCATGGCCGCAAACGGCCACAAACCTGATATTTTCTCCTACTCTACTTTGCTTAACGGGTATGTGAAAGAAGGATGCTTCGATGATATGACTGATCTCTTCAATTCGATGGTACGGAATGGTATTGTACCTAACCACCATGTTTTCAACATACTGATCAATGCATATGCTAAACGTGGACTGATGGATAAGGCTATGCACATGTTCGAAGTAATGAGGCAACAAGGAGTAAACCCAGATGTATTTAGCTATCAAATTGTAATGGATTCACTTTGCAAAATGGGCAGGATGGATGCCGCTCTGGACAAATTTAATCAGATGGTCAATCAAGGAGTTTCACCTAACAAAGCTGTTTATCAATGCCTGGTTCTGGGTTCTTGCTCTCATGGTCATTTTGTGAAAGCCAAGGAATTGATCTCTGAAGCAATTAATAGAGGTCTGTATTCTAACAGTGTGTTCTTCTATCGTGTAATAAACGACCTTTGCAAAGAAGGAAAGGTAAACGAGGCACAGGATATGTTTGACTTCATCCTAGGTATTGGTCAGCGACCTGATGTGATTATGTACACTTCACTGATGGATGGATATTGCCTTGTTGGCGAGGTGGAGAAAGCACTGAGTGTACTCGATGCTATGAAATCTGCTGGCCTTCAACCTGATGATGTTGTATATGGTACACTTCTTAACGGTTACTGTAAAATTGGAAGGATTGCCGATGGATTGAGCCTTTTCAGGGAAATGTCACTCAGCGTGGTTAAGCCCACGACTATTATATACAACATTATACTGGATGAGCTGTTTTGCTCTGGGAGAACAGTTTGTGCAAAGGAAAAATTTGATATGATGATTGAAAGTGGCATACCAGTGGGCGTTGACACATACAATATAgttcttcatggactttgtagaaaCAATTGCACTGATGAAGCAATAGAGCTGTTCAAGAAATTACGTGCTATGAACGTGAAGATTAATGTCATAACACTCAATACCATGATTTCTGCATTGTTTAAAACTAGGAGAATTGAAGAAGCCAAGGATTTGTTTGCTACTATATCAGCCATTGGGTTGGTGCCTTCTGTTGTGACTTACAGTGTAATGATGACAAATTTCATAAAAGAAGGGTTGCTGGCAGATGCTGATGATATGTTTTCAGCAATGGAGAAGGCTGCCTGTGCTCCCAACTCCAGACTGCTAAATCAAGTGGTCAGGGTATTTCTCAAGAATGGTGAAGTTGTAAAGGCTGTGACTTATCTTGCTAAACTTGATGCAAAACAGCTGTCACTTGAAGCTTCGACGGTTTCGTTAATAGTATCTCTCTTCTCAAGGAAAGGGAAATTAAGGAAGCATGTAAAATTGCTTCCGGTAAAGTACCAGCCTCCTGAGATGTTGGACTGA